AGCTTGGGAAGATTCAAATTCAACTTCCGGTACCAAAGGTCGGAGGCCGTTGCCTCGATACCAAGGGGAGAAGCCGGGACTAAGGAGGGCTTTATCATATCCTTTGCTAATGCAGAACTTGGATCGCAGCTTCAAAAAAAAGTGATCCAGATTTCAAAGAAGTGAAAAGCAGCAAGCCGGATCTGAATTTAAGGGAGAAGCGTCCAACAGGGACAATGAAAACATAAAACGGGAGAGGAGGGATAACATGGCATGCACATTGAATAAACCGGCAGGCACAGGAGGATGCACGCTAAATAAACCAAGAGGTAAGGGGGGATGCACGCTGAATAAACCCAAGGGTGCAGGTGCACCTTAAACCAACCACATGGAGAAGGCTCGGGTTGCACATTGAACCAGCCACATAATAAAGGTGCGGGATGCACGCTGAACCAGCCCCTCGGCAAGGGTGCAGGATGCACCCTTAATCAGCCTCTGGGTAAAGGCGCAGGATGCACTCTCAATAAACCTCTTGGGAGAGGCGGATGTACCCTGAATCAACCGGCTGGGAAAGGCGCAGGATGCACCATAAACAAACCTAACGCGGCTTGTATGTTGAATCATCCTCGCGGGAAAGGTGGTTGCACATTAAATAAACCTGAAGGAAGATGACATCTAAGAACTTGTCAAATTCAGTTCATGAAGCCTTGTCTTGTGAGCTTTTGGTTACCACATTTTGCAACATGTCTTGTACTTACTGCCTCGCTCGGCACATGAATCCGGCCCATATGGATGAAGAACTCGGGAAAGCGGCTATTGACATGTTCATGTTTCTTAGTGAGGGTGCTAAGACGCTAGACATCACTTTTACGGGAGGAGAACCGCTCCTCAATCTCCCCCTAATCAGGAAGCTGTCTCATTATGCAAAGATAAAAGCCGAAAAAGCCGGGGCAGAGATAGGATTTGTATTAAAGACGAATGGAATTATTCTGGATCACCAAATCATGGACTTCTTAAAAAGTCTAAATTTCAAAGTTGTCATCAGTGTGGACGGTCTTCCTCAGACGCATGACATTTATCGGAAGGACCGCAATGGAGAAGCAACACAGAAAAAAGTTGTCTCTAATCTCAAGGACCTCATAGCGAAAGGCGCTTCGTATGTTGCTAGTATCACTGTGCATCCGAATTGCGCAAGCGCTCTCTTGACTAATGTTCTCTACCTGCACGAGTCGGGAATTAAACAAATCGACATAGGTCCGGTCTACGGTACTGCCGAATGGACTGAGGAGACAATCTCGGAATTGGTAACTTCTATCCTGAACATCGCTGCTTACACGTGGAAGGTGAACAAGAACAAAAGCATTCTTGAAATTGGACCGCTCTACAAAAATTCCGAGCACGTAGGGGGAGGGCTTTCTGATTCTTGGGGGTGTGGTGCGGGATTTACGAATCTTGCTTTTCTGCCGAATGGGCAAATTACAGGTTGTAGCGCATTAGCTTATCTTGCTCCAAATTTTCCTTGGCTTATTTTAGGACATCTTAATAATGGTCTCGATGATTCAGCACTCAAACATTTCCTCGTACATTCTTTGGACAATATTGAAAATCGACCTCGATGCGCAGGCTGCAAAACCGCCCCTAACTGTACTGGCGGATGTCTTGCGATTAATCTCTCGACAACTGAATCCGCGCTTTTACCGCCTTCTATATACTGTCGAATGATTTCAACAATCCCAACCGCATGGAATGTAGCTTGGGGAGGCAGGTTTGAAGAAGCTAAAAATGAAGTTCCCCCCGTTTTTTGGACAGGTAGGTAAGCTATAATATTGGAGCTTGAGAAGGTCCAGAGAACGGGAGAGAGTGCATGGCGAAGAAGCGGAGAAAGCACAGCGACGAGTTCAAAGCGAGAGTGGCGTTGGAAGCAGTTCGAGGGGTGAAGACGCTGAGCGAATTGAGCTCCACCTATGGCGTGCACCCGACGGTGATCGCGCAGTGGAAGCGGCAACTCCTTGATGGCGCAGCCGGAGTTTTCAGCCGGGCAAATGGCACGAACGGCAGAAGCGAAGAAGAGATCAGCGCGCCCTTGTACGAGGAGATCGGGCGCCTGAAAGTAGAATTGGACTGGCTCAAAAAAAAGCTCTAAGCGTTCCTCGCGAGGTCAAACGGACATGGATCAATCCATCGCACAAAAAGCTCTCTGTGGCCATGCAGGGCGCTCTGGTCGGCCTCTCTCGTTCCAGCTATTATCACGAGCCGCCGTCGGGAATCGAGAGCGAAGAGAATCTCGCGTTGATGCGAGTGATCGACGAGTTGTATCTCAAGCGGCCGTTCTACGGAGCGCCGCGGATGACTCACTGGCTCATGGAAATCGGGTACCGGGTCAACCACAAGCGCGTGGAGCGGCTGACGCGCTTGTGGGGGCTGTCCCGCCGTTGGAGGGATCCCTGGGCCACATACGAGTCGTCCACACCCGGAGCATCTGGTGTATCCATACCTGCTAGTGCTGTGGGACCTTGTGAAACCACCTGGTCTCCAAGCTTGTAACTAGCTTCAATGGCGCCTCATTCATATCGGCCCCGCGCACTCGCCAAAATACGTAGGAATTATTCGGTATCCTGTTCCAGATAGTGATTGGCATTGACCAGTTTTCCTGACGGATAAGCAAATGCAGATGTTCATATGTCGAATAATAGGTCGTGAAACCTGGTGAAAAACTAAAATCAACGGCGAAAACATTCTCAATGCCTCCATCCGGTGACCAAACAAAAA
This DNA window, taken from Candidatus Abyssobacteria bacterium SURF_5, encodes the following:
- a CDS encoding transposase yields the protein MQGALVGLSRSSYYHEPPSGIESEENLALMRVIDELYLKRPFYGAPRMTHWLMEIGYRVNHKRVERLTRLWGLSRRWRDPWATYESSTPGASGVSIPASAVGPCETTWSPSL
- a CDS encoding radical SAM protein; the encoded protein is MTSKNLSNSVHEALSCELLVTTFCNMSCTYCLARHMNPAHMDEELGKAAIDMFMFLSEGAKTLDITFTGGEPLLNLPLIRKLSHYAKIKAEKAGAEIGFVLKTNGIILDHQIMDFLKSLNFKVVISVDGLPQTHDIYRKDRNGEATQKKVVSNLKDLIAKGASYVASITVHPNCASALLTNVLYLHESGIKQIDIGPVYGTAEWTEETISELVTSILNIAAYTWKVNKNKSILEIGPLYKNSEHVGGGLSDSWGCGAGFTNLAFLPNGQITGCSALAYLAPNFPWLILGHLNNGLDDSALKHFLVHSLDNIENRPRCAGCKTAPNCTGGCLAINLSTTESALLPPSIYCRMISTIPTAWNVAWGGRFEEAKNEVPPVFWTGR
- a CDS encoding transposase; the encoded protein is MAKKRRKHSDEFKARVALEAVRGVKTLSELSSTYGVHPTVIAQWKRQLLDGAAGVFSRANGTNGRSEEEISAPLYEEIGRLKVELDWLKKKL